The window TCGTCGTGGACCGGCGCCTCGAAGATCTTTTCCACCCAGGGCAGCCGCACGGCATAGTTGACCTGGATCTGCGGGGCGAGGTCGGAACGATCGTCGAAGGCGCCGATGGCGATCTCCAGCGCGCCGGGCTGGCGGTAGGTCAGCGGCGTGCCGCAACGGCGGCAGAAGCCGCGGTCGATGTTGACCGAGGACTGGAAATAGCTCGGCTCCTCATGGGTCCATTCGACGCCATCCTTCGGCACCGTCACCAGCGCGCCGAAGAAGGAGCCGAAATGCTTCTGGCACATGCGGCAATGGCAGATGGACGGGCGTCCAAGCTCGCCATGAATGCGAAAGCGCACGGCGCCGCATTGGCAGCCGCCGGTTCGAACTTGATTGGTCATGGTCTTTCCTCCGGTGGCCATTGCTCGGTGTCGTGGTCGGGATGCTGGTAGGAGACGAGCTCGGCGAGATAGGGCGCCGAGGAAATGTCAGCCATCGTATCTTCGGACGGCAGCTTTGGAATGCCGTCGACATAAGGAAGCTTCGCCTCCACGCCCCACTGGATGGTCGGCGCGATGCCGGCCGGATCGTCGAAGGCGGCAATTGCCAGTGCTACGCCGTCGGGCGCCTCGAAAGTCAGCGGCGTGCCGCATTCGGCGCAGAAACCGCGCCAAACGGCATTGGACGAGCGGAAGCGCTTGCGCTCGCCGCGCGTCCAGTCGAGCCTGGCGTCGCGCACGGAGACCAGCGGCAGGTAGAAATTGCCGCTCGCCTTCTGGCACATGCGGCAATGGCAGACGGATGCATCGCCGAGCGCGCCCTCGACGCGAAAGCGCACCGCGCCGCACTGGCAGCCGCCCGTATAGACCGGCCGGTTGTCGAGGCTCATGGCTTACTCCGATTCATGGGGCTCATTCCGGATCATGGCAGACCGCCTCTACGTTGTTGCCGTCGGGATCGAAGACGAAGGCGCCGTAATAGTTAGGATGGTAGTGCGGGCGCAGGCCAGGCCCGCCATTGTCCGTGCCGCCGGCCGCAAGGGCCGCGGCATGGAAGGCGTCGACCTCGGCGCGGCTGCGCGCGGTGAAGGCGACGTGCTGACGGTCCCTCGGTTTCTCCCCGCCCGCACTCACCCAGAACACCGGCCGGTCGCGGCCATAGCCGCCGACTTTGGCGCCGCCCGTATATTCCTCCGGCACCATGTAGAGCAACGACGCGCCCAGCGGCGCCATCGCCTTGTCGTAGAAGGCTTTCGAGGCGTCGAAATCGGAAACGGTGATGCCGAGATGGTCGATCATGGAGCGAGCTCCTCCCTTGCTGGTGCCGGCTCTTCGGCGTTGCCCGGGCCGGCGGCGATGACGATGTGCTGGCAGACATTGTCGATATCGCGGATGACGTCGTCGTTCCAGAAGCGCAGGATGGTCCAGCCTAGCGTCTCGAGCTTCGCGGTTCGCGCAGCATCGGATGACGACACCTCCGGCGAACCATGTTGCGAGCCGTCCAGCTCGACGATCAGCTTCTTGTCGGGGCAGGCAAAATCGACGATGTAGCCAGCTATGGGCATCTGGCGGCGGAACGCCATTCCCATCAGCCTACGAGCACGGACCTCATTCCAAAGCTTCAATTCGGCATCTGTCATCGCCTTGCGCATCTTGCGCGCATTGCCGCGGTTGAGAAGAGACACCCGATGATGGGTCATCGCGAGGCCCCCCTCTCTGTCCTGCCGGACATCTCCCCCTCAAGGGGGGAGATCAGCAGCTTTGCCGACGGCGCCCAGTCTTCGACATTGGCGATTGGCGAAAGCCGACGCGACAGCCAATCTCCCCCCTTGAGGGGGAGATGTCCGGCAGGACAGAGAGGGGGGCCTCGCTCCGACCTCTCCACGAGGAATGCATCCATCCTCACCGCTTTATCTCCCAGGTGGTGATGCGCTCCCCGGTAACCGGGTCCTTGCCGTCCTTCAACT is drawn from Mesorhizobium sp. B1-1-8 and contains these coding sequences:
- a CDS encoding GFA family protein, whose protein sequence is MSLDNRPVYTGGCQCGAVRFRVEGALGDASVCHCRMCQKASGNFYLPLVSVRDARLDWTRGERKRFRSSNAVWRGFCAECGTPLTFEAPDGVALAIAAFDDPAGIAPTIQWGVEAKLPYVDGIPKLPSEDTMADISSAPYLAELVSYQHPDHDTEQWPPEERP
- a CDS encoding endonuclease domain-containing protein; translated protein: MTHHRVSLLNRGNARKMRKAMTDAELKLWNEVRARRLMGMAFRRQMPIAGYIVDFACPDKKLIVELDGSQHGSPEVSSSDAARTAKLETLGWTILRFWNDDVIRDIDNVCQHIVIAAGPGNAEEPAPAREELAP
- a CDS encoding VOC family protein, whose product is MIDHLGITVSDFDASKAFYDKAMAPLGASLLYMVPEEYTGGAKVGGYGRDRPVFWVSAGGEKPRDRQHVAFTARSRAEVDAFHAAALAAGGTDNGGPGLRPHYHPNYYGAFVFDPDGNNVEAVCHDPE
- a CDS encoding GFA family protein, with amino-acid sequence MTNQVRTGGCQCGAVRFRIHGELGRPSICHCRMCQKHFGSFFGALVTVPKDGVEWTHEEPSYFQSSVNIDRGFCRRCGTPLTYRQPGALEIAIGAFDDRSDLAPQIQVNYAVRLPWVEKIFEAPVHDDPDYYRKQEQIISFQHPDHETANWPQHGLKL